One Thermococcus kodakarensis KOD1 genomic window carries:
- a CDS encoding membrane protein gives MVVLDHGTLGYITFGLMSFSMLSGAFIFLSKKRQFWIKVHLLVSILAYIFMVWTIWVVG, from the coding sequence ATGGTGGTTTTAGACCACGGGACTCTCGGATACATAACCTTCGGCCTTATGAGCTTCTCAATGCTCAGCGGCGCCTTCATATTCCTCTCCAAAAAGAGGCAGTTCTGGATAAAGGTGCACCTGCTGGTGAGCATTCTGGCCTATATCTTCATGGTCTGGACGATATGGGTCGTGGGGTGA
- the arsB gene encoding ACR3 family arsenite efflux transporter yields the protein MGEKKGLSFFEKYLSVWVALCIIAGIALGKLIPSVPEALSKLTIENVNMPIAVLIWAMIYPMMVKVDFSAIKRVHKGQMLKGLTVTWVTNWLIKPFSMFLISSFFIGTLFSIKLGIIEPSLAKEYIAGAILLGAAPCTAMVFVWSYLADGDPLYTLVQVATNDLIILFAFAPIVGFLMGLNEVPVPYDTLLLSVVLFVVIPLTAGYISRRHILKTKGPVWFERQFLPKLSTVSIAGLLLTLILLFSFQGKIILENPLHIALIAIPLTIQTYFIFAIAYGWAWLWKLPHKVAAPASFIGASNFFELAVAVAIALFGLESGAALATVVGVLEEVPIMLSLVWIANKTRGLFTAKFEAGNAVPTLAEE from the coding sequence ATGGGCGAGAAAAAGGGGTTAAGCTTCTTCGAAAAGTACCTCTCGGTGTGGGTAGCCCTCTGTATAATAGCGGGCATAGCGCTCGGAAAGCTCATACCGTCGGTGCCCGAGGCGCTCTCAAAGCTCACGATAGAGAACGTCAACATGCCGATAGCGGTCTTGATATGGGCGATGATATACCCCATGATGGTCAAGGTGGACTTTTCGGCGATAAAGAGAGTGCACAAGGGCCAGATGCTTAAGGGGTTAACCGTCACTTGGGTAACCAACTGGCTCATAAAGCCCTTCAGCATGTTCCTCATAAGCTCCTTCTTCATAGGGACGCTATTTTCCATCAAGCTCGGCATCATCGAGCCCTCACTTGCCAAGGAGTACATAGCGGGGGCAATACTCCTCGGGGCTGCACCCTGTACTGCCATGGTCTTCGTGTGGAGCTATTTGGCCGATGGCGACCCGCTTTACACGCTCGTCCAGGTGGCCACCAACGACCTCATAATTCTCTTCGCCTTCGCCCCGATAGTCGGCTTCCTCATGGGCCTCAACGAGGTACCCGTCCCATACGACACGCTCCTACTTTCGGTTGTCCTCTTCGTCGTCATCCCGCTTACTGCCGGCTACATCTCAAGGAGACACATCCTGAAGACCAAGGGGCCGGTGTGGTTCGAGCGCCAGTTCCTTCCGAAGCTGAGCACCGTTTCAATAGCTGGCCTCCTCCTCACGCTGATACTCCTATTCTCCTTCCAGGGGAAGATAATCCTCGAAAACCCGCTGCACATTGCCCTCATTGCGATCCCGCTGACGATACAGACGTACTTTATCTTCGCGATTGCCTACGGGTGGGCGTGGCTCTGGAAGCTCCCGCACAAGGTTGCCGCTCCAGCCTCTTTCATAGGCGCGAGCAACTTCTTTGAGCTGGCTGTGGCTGTTGCCATAGCCCTATTCGGACTGGAGAGCGGTGCCGCTCTGGCAACTGTGGTTGGCGTCCTTGAGGAAGTCCCGATAATGCTGAGCCTCGTTTGGATAGCCAACAAGACAAGGGGACTCTTCACTGCCAAGTTCGAGGCAGGAAACGCGGTTCCAACGCTTGCAGAGGAGTGA
- a CDS encoding arsenate reductase ArsC, with amino-acid sequence MEEKLILFVCVKNSARSQMAEAFFNHFNDDPRFRAMSAGTEPAEEIDPLARKAMEEIGISLEGQYPKLYTEEMADKAYIVITMGCLDKCPYAPPEKTWDWGLDDPYGQPIEKYREVRDEIKRRVLKLIDDLKAGKSREEIIGKKSAFSISISAK; translated from the coding sequence ATGGAGGAAAAGCTCATCCTCTTCGTCTGCGTCAAGAACTCCGCAAGGAGCCAGATGGCGGAAGCGTTCTTCAACCATTTTAACGATGATCCAAGGTTCAGGGCCATGAGCGCCGGGACGGAGCCTGCCGAAGAGATAGATCCGCTCGCGAGAAAGGCCATGGAGGAAATTGGAATTTCCCTTGAGGGCCAGTATCCGAAGCTTTACACCGAGGAGATGGCCGATAAAGCGTACATCGTCATCACGATGGGCTGTCTCGACAAGTGCCCCTACGCTCCGCCTGAAAAAACGTGGGACTGGGGGCTCGATGACCCCTACGGCCAGCCAATAGAGAAGTACCGCGAAGTAAGGGACGAGATAAAGCGCCGCGTTTTGAAGCTAATCGATGACTTAAAGGCTGGAAAGAGCAGGGAAGAGATAATCGGGAAGAAATCGGCGTTTTCAATTTCAATTAGTGCTAAATGA